In one window of Musa acuminata AAA Group cultivar baxijiao chromosome BXJ3-2, Cavendish_Baxijiao_AAA, whole genome shotgun sequence DNA:
- the LOC103976530 gene encoding transcription factor E2FB: MSGGQAAGNRSAQQLGQIFQPPKQYLQFPSSRPPFVSPDEYHRFDGRRGGRDEMADALVIKTPLKQKSVQEDNEVVEISEWTTSPGCAVGFTSPLLTPVSEKGRKTYSKSKVAKHNKSGGQTPVSNAGSPTGDNLTPVGSCRYDSSLGLLTKKFINLLKHTQDGILDLNKAAEILKVQKRRIYDITNVLEGIGLIEKKLKNRIRWKGIDDLGSVEVDGDASKLQAETESLTTKERRLDELISQMRENLRELTEDESNQKWLFITEDDIKGLPCFQNETLIAIKAPHGTTLEVPDPDEAGEYLQRRYRIVLRSTMGPIDVYLVSQFEEKFEEMSGVEIPPKLLPTSNSDSVEYSMVPIVTEESRGNEMELDIQQSERIWSDVNSSHDFGGGMMKIVPSDIDTEADYWLLSDAGVSITEMWKTAPEIEWDAMGRFGTESTDDFITDGATTPRPQTPPSGVVEVPSDATSSRR, translated from the exons ATGTCCGGCGGCCAGGCTGCTGGGAACCGATCGGCGCAGCAGCTGGGACAGATCTTCCAGCCGCCGAAGCAGTACTTGCAGTTCCCCTCGTCGAGGCCGCCGTTCGTCTCTCCGGATGAGTACCACAGGTTCGACGGGCGTCGGGGCGGCAGAGATGAGATGGCCGACGCCCTCGTTATTAAGACACCA TTGAAGCAAAAGTCTGTACAAGAAGATAATGAGGTGGTAGAGATTAGCGAATGGACAACCAGCCCTGGGTGTGCTGTAGGATTTACTAGTCCACTACTCACACCGGTATCAGAGAAAGGAAGAAAGACATACAGTAAGTCAAAGGTTGCAAAGCACAATAAGTCTGGGGGTCAAACCCCTGTCTCCAATGCTG GCTCACCTACAGGAGATAATCTTACTCCAGTTGGTTCTTGTCGCTATGATAGCTCCCTAG GGCTTTTGACTAAAAAATTCATCAACTTGCTTAAACACACACAGGATGGCATCCTTGACCTGAATAAAGCTGCAGAAATATTGAAG GTGCAAAAGAGGCGGATATATGACATCACTAATGTTCTTGAAGGCATTGGACTCATAGAGAAGAAACTTAAAAACAGAATTCGTTGGAA GGGAATAGATGACTTGGGTTCAGTTGAGGTTGATGGTGATGCTTCAAAATTGCAG GCAGAAACGGAAAGCCTGACAACGAAAGAGCGCAGATTAGATGAGCTTATCAG CCAAATGCGAGAAAATTtgagggagcttaccgaagatgaAAGCAATCAAAA GTGGCTTTTCATTACTGAAGATGATATCAAAGGCCTTCCATGCTTTCAG AATGAGACCTTAATAGCAATTAAAGCACCTCATGGAACTAccttggaagttccagatcctGATGAG GCTGGGGAATATCTCCAGAGGAGATACAGAATTGTCCTAAGAAGCACTATGGGTCCTATAGATGTATACCTTGTTAG TCAATTTGAGGAGAAGTTTGAGGAGATGAGTGGTGTTGAGATTCCTCCAAAGCTCCTTCCCACGTCAAATTCAGATTCTGTTGAGTACTCCATGGTGCCGATTGTCACAGAAGAGAGCAGAGGGAATGAAATGGAACTTGATATTCAACAAAGTGAGAGGATCTGGTCTGATGTAAATTCTTCGCATGATTTTGGTGGTGGTATGATGAAGATTGTTCCTTCAGACATTGAT ACTGAAGCTGATTATTGGCTTCTATCAGATGCTGGTGTTAGCATTACAGAAATGTGGAAGACAGCAC CAGAGATAGAATGGGATGCCATGGGTAGGTTTGGCACAGAGTCTACAGATGACTTCATCACGGATGGCGCTACCACACCTCGGCCACAGACTCCTCCCTCTGGTGTTGTTGAGGTCCCCTCTGATGCAACTTCCTCTCGAAGATGA
- the LOC103976527 gene encoding small ribosomal subunit protein uS11y — MSGRKKTREPKEENVTLGPAVREGEQVFGVAHIFASFNDTFIHVTDLSGRETLVRITGGMKVKADRDESSPYAAMLAAQDVAQRCKELGITALHIKLRATGGNKTKTPGPGAQSALRALARSGMKIGRIEDVTPIPTDSTRRKGGRRGRRL; from the exons ATG TCTGGACGAAAGAAGACCAGGGAGCCCAAGGAGGAGAATGTGACACTAGGGCCTGCAGTCCGCGAAGGGGAGCAAGTATTTGGTGTTGCTCATATATTTGCATCATTCAATGATACCTTTATT CATGTTACAGATCTTTCTGGGAGGGAAACCTTGGTTCGAATTACAG GAGGTATGAAGGTTAAAGCTGATAGGGATGAGTCATCTCCTTATGCAGCTATGCTTGCAGCGCAAGATGTGGCACAGCGATGCAAG GAACTTGGGATTACTGCTCTGCATATTAAGCTGCGAGCTACTGGCGGGAATAAGACAAAAACTCCTGGCCCTGGTGCTCAGTCTGCCCTTAGGGCACTTGCTCGCTCTGGAATGAAAATCGGGCGTATTG AGGATGTGACGCCAATTCCTACTGACAGCACACGCAGGAAGGGCGGCAGAAGAGGAAGGCGGCTTTAA
- the LOC103976529 gene encoding uncharacterized protein LOC103976529 has product MSLYVGHLSSHIRQEELERVFRRFGWCNVQLKDGYGFVVYQAPPDAERALRSLRGKPICGEQITINWSNRQPRPVQRLARTTRFNEPLKRRNFREENEEVGIRGSNARRGFYARTFHSSMYNRERQTLDDALDKKRGRTTDDITDIEGDKGVNLGMTNEGGMRALDQVENDRWGEPSIDTLNSNGIDNGDEFDRYEPYHGYDKRDENENVQIDSPSSRDRGISREKRQRENSIHGNDRKIDMLKPQQTCYKCGQVGHIMRTCPKTDARREKFSKFNSSKEEVNVREKGRRIKRFRSNSWGSPDISRDPMVSRRHKRDRKEYHSVKARGMSRECERSPESRKRHRPKLRKDFPSKRKSKLENGASKKALKKGRHRKSSTPSSSSASDRSSSQLHSRSSRSVTGSSSPSHLRSASSRSRSVSDSSSSSYSKSVSSISKSRLRSRSKSKSRSQSKSRSRSRSRSLSLSVSLEPKVTPSNNKQIGHSTKTSSDENVTSPTSEQLECNKADDACTMLEDGNPSTSFKVDNEISGEHFGYNVDVVEDPTIRTDYNEKNICSDHSKYESDQHEDLPLKLKRWTSTQQEASSSTRLTTEEMFLALKHYGLEAPEESHSSITVEEYFGAARMWPWEMIYYRQSKKGPISTENYARRLEQNRQFGIVDKYIRSSSGWGEHNRQQDT; this is encoded by the coding sequence ATGTCTTTGTACGTGGGTCATCTTTCTTCCCATATTCGACAAGAGGAACTTGAACGAGTTTTCCGAAGGTTTGGGTGGTGCAATGTACAGCTCAAAGATGGTTATGGCTTTGTTGTGTATCAAGCTCCTCCAGATGCAGAGAGAGCTCTTAGATCCTTAAGAGGAAAGCCTATATGTGGGGAGCAAATAACTATTAATTGGTCAAACAGACAGCCCAGACCTGTTCAACGATTAGCGAGGACGACCAGATTTAATGAACCCCTTAAACGAAGGAACTTTAGGGAAGAAAATGAGGAGGTTGGTATCAGGGGTTCTAATGCTAGGAGGGGCTTTTATGCTAGGACATTCCATAGCTCGATGTATAACCGTGAAAGACAAACTTTGGATGATGCACTTGATAAAAAGAGGGGCCGTACCACTGACGATATCACTGACATTGAAGGGGATAAAGGTGTAAATCTAGGAATGACGAATGAAGGTGGTATGAGGGCTCTTGATCAAGTAGAAAATGATCGATGGGGTGAGCCTAGTATAGACACATTGAATAGCAATGGAATTGATAATGGAGATGAGTTTGACCGTTATGAACCTTACCATGGGTATGATAAAAGGGATGAGAATGAAAACGTCCAGATTGATAGCCCTAGTTCTAGGGATAGAGGTATTTCTCGAGAAAAGAGGCAGAGAGAGAACTCTATTCATGGTAACGACAGAAAAATTGATATGTTAAAACCCCAGCAGACTTGTTATAAATGTGGTCAAGTTGGTCACATTATGCGTACCTGCCCTAAAACAGATGCTCGAAGAGAGAAATTTAGCAAATTTAACAGCAGTAAGGAAGAAGTAAATGTTAGAGAAAAAGGAAGACGAATAAAGAGGTTTAGATCGAATTCATGGGGATCACCTGATATCAGTAGAGATCCAATGGTATCAAGGCGTCACAAACGGGATAGAAAGGAATATCATTCTGTAAAGGCTAGAGGAATGAGCAGGGAATGTGAGAGATCTCCAGAAAGTAGGAAAAGACACAGGCCAAAGCTCAGAAAAGATTTTCCATCTAAAAGAAAAAGCAAGCTGGAAAATGGAGCATCGAAAAAGGCACTGAAAAAAGGACGGCATAGGAAATCTAGtacaccatcttcttcttctgcatctgATAGAAGCAGCTCACAGTTGCATTCTAGGTCGTCCAGATCTGTTACTGGTTCTAGTTCTCCTTCACACTTGAGATCTGCATCTTCTCGGTCTCGCTCAGTTTCTGATTCAAGTTCCTCTTCCTACTCGAAATCTGTGAGCTCTATATCTAAGTCAAGGTTAAGGTCAAGGTCAAAGTCAAAGTCAAGGTCTCAGTCGAAGTCAAGGTCgaggtcaagatcaagatcactgtCCTTATCTGTCTCACTGGAGCCGAAGGTAACACCATCGAATAACAAGCAAATAGGGCACTCCACCAAAACCTCCTCAGATGAGAATGTGACAAGCCCCACATCTGAGCAATTGGAATGTAACAAAGCTGACGATGCATGTACAATGTTGGAAGATGGAAACCCAAGCACTTCTTTCAAGGTGGATAACGAAATTAGTGGTGAACATTTTGGGTATAATGTAGATGTCGTGGAGGATCCCACAATCAGGACTGATTATAATGAGAAAAATATATGCTCAGATCATTCTAAATATGAGAGCGACCAACATGAAGATCTCCCTCTTAAGCTGAAGAGATGGACATCCACCCAACAAGAGGCAAGCAGTTCCACTAGATTAACAACAGAGGAGATGTTCTTAGCTCTGAAACACTATGGATTGGAAGCTCCAGAAGAGAGCCACAGTAGCATAACTGTGGAGGAATACTTTGGTGCTGCTCGAATGTGGCCATGGGAAATGATCTATTATCGGCAGTCGAAAAAGGGTCCTATTTCTACTGAGAACTACGCAAGGCGGCTTGAACAAAATAGGCAATTTGGTATTGTGGATAAGTACATCAGAAGCAGTAGTGGTTGGGGAGAACACAACCGACAACAGGATACATGA
- the LOC103976528 gene encoding OVARIAN TUMOR DOMAIN-containing deubiquitinating enzyme 6 — protein MTRIFVQRGSVGSSSNANRPPSNSVPQPSASQAASSSREQDVEKQVLEDQSALNDPREPSESGDDKILKHDDPGASTVVEGGSNVCFEEDRSMHDVSASTVIRQETSEPCVNQKDSVRLCTGSSQIVNGGSYPPPPPAPPPKPFSTNLGSRRTSLGSSNTARISSLRRQSAWPGVSTRSPSESRPSSPRSYGEGEGYNSADEQGPCYASSFDDSERERLFDLEIRRTKGFEVKKMLEDGNCLFRAVADQVYGEPESYDLARQMCLDYMEKERDHFSQFVTEGFTSYCKRKRRDKVYGNNIEIQAFAEMYNRPIHIYSYSTEPINIFQGNYDTDTPPIRLSYHHGNHYNSLVDPLRMTVGVGLGISSLRERNLDKDQVKAAIRAQQDQQIDNALVAEGRFYSDLELTEKEIERMVMEASRAEYLAKDNLKQYPSFRESSTSRAEPSSSVATTGSSRSTLEADGQRVFLPETVPTSSMQTVLSMGFGYMQVIEAYSIFGDDVDSMVCYLLEMGGNRSPLGRNRHKGKAAE, from the exons ATGACTAGAATCTTTGTTCAGCGTGGATCGGTGGGGTCTTCCTCGAATGCCAATCGCCCTCCTTCGAACTCAGTGCCCCAGCCTTCTGCCTCTCAGGCTGCGTCTAGTTCCAGGGAGCAGGATGTAGAAAAACAGGTTCTTGAAGACCAGAGTGCACTAAACGATCCCAGAGAGCCATCAGAGAGTGGTGACGATAAAATATTGAAGCATGATGATCCTGGAGCTTCTACTGTAGTTGAGGGTGGTTCCAATGTTTGTTTTGAAGAGGACAGATCTATGCATGATGTCTCAGCTTCTACAGTTATTAGGCAAGAGACGAGTGAACCTTGTGTGAACCAAAAAGATTCTGTGCGATTATGTACTGGCTCATCCCAGATTGTTAATGGAGGTTCATACCCTCCACCACCTCCAGCCCCACCTCCAAAACCGTTTTCCACAAATTTGGGCTCAAGGAGAACCAGCTTGGGGTCTTCAAACACTGCAAGGATTAGTTCTTTAAGAAGGCAGTCAGCTTGGCCGGGTGTCTCAACGCGGTCACCATCAGAATCTCGGCCTTCTTCTCCAAGGTCATATGGTGAAGGGGAAGGTTACAATAGTGCAGATGAACAAGGCCCTTGCTATGCGTCCTCTTTTGATGATTCG GAGAGAGAAAGGCTGTTTGACCTTGAGATACGCCGAACAAAGGGTTTTGAAGTCAAAAAAATGTTGGAGGATGGGAATTGTCTTTTTCGGGCCGTGGCTGACCAAGTTTATGGTGAGCCAGAATCTTATGATCTGGCAAGACAAATGTGCCTGGATTATATG GAAAAAGAGAGGGACCATTTCTCTCAATTTGTAACAGAAGGCTTCACATCGTACTGCAAGCGGAAAAGGCGAGACAAG GTCTATGGAAACAACATTGAGATCCAGGCATTTGCTGAAATGTACAATCGTCCTATACATATATATTCTTATAGCACAG AACCTATTAATATCTTCCAGGGAAATTATGACACTGACACACCTCCAATTCGATTAAGTTACCATCACGGTAACCATTACAACTCACTTGTTGATCCACTCAGGATGACAGTTGGTGTAGGCCTTGGGATTAGCAGTCTTCGAGAG AGAAACCTTGATAAGGACCAGGTGAAGGCTGCCATTAGAGCCCAGCAGGACCAGCAAATTGACAAT GCACTTGTGGCTGAGGGACGTTTTTACTCTGATCTTGAACTGACAGAGAAGGAAATCGAGCGGATGGTGATGGAGGCTTCACGGGCCGAATATTTAGCCAAGGACAACCTGAAGCAGTATCCTTCGTTCCGAGAGTCCTCCACGTCTAGGGCGGAACCATCATCCTCTGTGGCAA CAACAGGGTCGTCTCGATCTACACTGGAGGCTGATGGCCAGAGAGTCTTTTTGCCAGAGACGGTGCCCACCAGCAGCATGCAGACGGTTCTGTCGATGGGTTTCGGTTACATGCAGGTCATCGAAGCATACAGCATTTTTGGTGATGATGTGGATTCCATGGTGTGCTACCTGCTGGAGATGGGAGGCAACAGGTCTCCCCTTGGCAGGAATAGACATAAAGGGAAAGCAGCAGAGTGA